The genome window CTAGTTCCCTCCTAGAAGCTGggaaagcagtgtgtgtgtgtgtagtgtgtgtgtagcgtgtgtagtgtgtgtgtagcgtgtgtagtgtgtgtgtagtgtgtgtagtgtgtgtgtagcgtgtgtagtgtgtgtgtagtgtgtgtagcGTGTGtagcgtgtgtatgtgtgtagtgtgtgtatgtagtgtgtgtggtgtgtgtggtgtgtgtggtgtgtgtgtgtagtgtgtgtgtggtgtgtagcgTGTGTGTAGCGTGTGTGTAgcgtgtgtgtagtgtgtgtgtggtgtgtagcgtgtgttgtgtgtgtgtagtgtgtgtgtgtagtgtctgtagtgtgtgtagtgtgtgtatgtgtgtagtgtatgtaatgtgtgtgtggtgtgtgtggtgtgtgtagcgtgtgtgtgtagtgtgtgtgtgtagtgtgtgtagtgtgtgtggtgtgtgtagcgtgtgtagtgtgtgtaggtgtgtagtgtatgtagtgtgtgtgtggtgtgtgtagtgtgtggtgtgtgtagtgtgtgtgtggtgtgtagcgtgtgtgtagtgtgtgtagtgtgtgtgtagcgtgtgtagtgtgtgtgtagcGTGTGTAGCGTgtgtagtgtgtgtatgtgtgtagtgtgtgtatgtagtgtgtgtggtgtgtgtggtgtgtgtggtgtgtgtgtgtagtgtgtgtgtggtgtgtagcgtgtgtgtagtgtgtgtgtggtgtgtagcgtgtgtgtagtgtgtgtagtgtgtgtgtagcgtgtgtagtgtgtgtgtagcgtgtgtagtgtgtgtgtagcGTGTGTAGCGTgtgtagtgtgtgtatgtgtgtagtgtgtgtatgtagtgtgtgtggtgtgtgtggtgtgtgtggtgtgtgtgtggtgtgtgtagtgtgtgtgtgcgcactgAGGGCTGCTGCTGGGGCAGGTTGGGGCATCTGGGGGGTACAGGGCctgggggcagggctgtggggagTGGGGTGCCCCCCCAGACAGTACCAGCAAGTCGACCAGGTCTGCCTTGTGCTTGGGCTGGAGGCCGTCTATGCAGGACTTGACCGAGGTTATGGCCGCTTTGGCATCTGCACTGACGTCGTACTTGCTGAGGGGCCCCACGTAGAGCTCTTCTGGGGACCCCACCAGCAGCGTTTGTAGGAAGTCCATGAAAAACTCATTGTTGTCCTCCCCTGCGGCCAGCCCTGTGTGGTGGGGCAAGATGATGCCGGGGCGGGAGGGAAGTCCAGCCCAGCCCCTGACCTCCCACATCTCCAAACTCCCTGGTCTCCAGACGTTCCCCAACAGTGCCCACCTCACCTGCCCCCACCTTCCTCCACACCCCCAAATCCGCCTGCCACCCGAACCTCAGCTTTGCTCACTCCCTGTTCCCTGGGTCACGAGGCAGGAAGGTCAAACCCCTGCTGCAGGGTCCCCTCCCGTGTGTGTGAGGTTGGCtggcctggggctgggagggTCAGGTCAGGCTGGGCTGGTTCGGGGACTGGAGTGGGCAGCGGCTGGAGGGGGGCACCGCCGACTGTAAGGGGCCCAGCACCTGGACTTCCAGCTTCCTAGGTGGGGgtccctgcccacctcccacAGTGGAATGTCTGGAAGCACCTGTCCGTGcagactcaccgcaggcgcagaGCCAGGTGACAGCCACCAGCAGGAAGGAGCTGCTCCCCTTCATGGCAGACAGCGGGGTTCCCGGGGAGCCGCCTCAGCCGGCTTTATGTCTGCCAGCGGAGGCACCTCGCTGGGGGCGGGCCGACCTGCCCTTCAGGGCCTGACCAGCGAGAGCACAGGTGGGGCAGCGAAGGCGTGTCCTTCCTCTCGTCCTCCGGTGGGTGTGAGCAGTCACACGCCTGGGTGCTGTGTGAGCAGCCACACGCCTGGGTGCTGTGTGAGCCGTGTTTCGCGAAAGGTTTGGGCATGAGTGGACATAGGTGAGGGGTGATGCGAGCCCGGTCAGTGAGCAAGAATGGTGGGGGCTGGAGCCAAGGGTCTCTGGCCCAGGCTCAGAGCGGCAGCCTCTGGGTTGGTCCTGGGTCTGTCTTTGGGGGCAGTTCCCCTGCACTGGACAGGTCGGTGTCTGGCTCAGAGCCCAGGGACTCGGGCTGGCGGCTCCGCGGCAGCAGAGGGAGGGCTTTCTGGGGTTTCCTGGTGCATCTGGGCGTGGGAGATGGGCTCAGGGTCGCAGGAGGCCTGCGCTGGGCAGCAGCGTGTGGGAGGTGGGCTCAGGGTCGCAGGAGGCCTGCGCTGGGCAGCAGCGTGTGGGAGGTGGGCTCAGGGTCGCAGGAGGCCTGCGCTGGGCAGCAGCGTGCAGGGGACGGAGGCGGACCAGAGAGGGACAGGGGCGCGGAGTGAAGGGGCTTGAGGGCTGAAGGGGTTGCCGTGTTCCTGCTGCGGGTCAGGAGGGACCACAGATGAGCCAGAGCTTCTTCCTGTGGCCAGGCTAGCCCAGGGAGGACTAGGGTCTGGGGGAGAAAGTCACAACCACCTGGACCCCCAGCCAGCTGCCTCGGGAGCAGCCATTCCTGGTTTCTGAGTGCcctgctgccccctggtggctgACGGTGTTCTGCAGGGGAGTCCTGCCCGCCCAGAGGACCCGCGGTTCCTTTGTTCTGCACTGACTTGCAGCTTCCGGGATAAATGAATGGGCAAGCGAGCCTTCTCCCTGCTGGTCACTGTGGTGTCCCTTTTCACCCTGCCCTTCACGTGCCTCCATCTGGTCCTGACCTGTCACAGACCCCAGACCCTGGTCCCAGGCCTTCCTGGACACCCAGCTTCTCACTGGCTGTAGGGACCACATACTGTTTATGATGAGTATCCTGCAATGCCGTTGCAAGGTGACATCAGCTACTTACACACAGGAGCCAAGGATACAGGAGAATGAACTCGTCtgttgtaaggtgccaaaagctacagaattaatattttaggaagtttaaagaacatcttattaatttgggctaggtgtgcagaaagattttgtaagtgggatttctatgcttgtgtaattagcatcaaaactaagatggccaaCGGCATTGTGTAGTAAATgcggaagaggaaggagacttggattccctgaccttccaCAAACCTATGAGGggagggtgaatagctagccaggtacaggaagaaaaaggttaaattaaaatcttttctaataCTAACGAACCATTTGCAGGTATCTGTctctatggaaactacccctcccctcctgaaagcatgtggttaatgtatgtatctctaaacaaaaggtataaacttatgccgtgatgtcaggttttctcccctcccatgtataattagaaGTGTATAAACAGCCCTGAAACTGTTTTGGGGGGCTGCACAaattgggtctgttgccctgtgtcagccatatgcagccggcatatttaataaatttcttcctttagtaaaacttttcaaaaacttatttggactacgtgcctctgTGAACACCCGCGAAATTGTGGATTtatttagttactttacaacactGACAAATAATGTGGCTGCGTGGGTGAGACCACTCAGGGCAAATCTGAGCCTCCAGTCTGCACAGGCCCGGGGGTGCCTGTTCTAATGGTTCTCTGGCTGCTGCTGCAGCCTCCATCCTCTGGACAGACGTCTAAAAGCCTGGCCTTGGGCTTCACCACGGCCCACACCAACTGGCCAGACACCAGATGGTGATCAGGGCTGCTGTCTGGGCCGCTGGCTACCATCCTCATTCCCCTGCCGTCCACCCCCACAGTTGGCCACGCTGAGGGCTGCTCTCTCTCTGAACCTGGGTTTCAGCCTCCACCCCGGCCATCTCCTTTGTCCCTCAGCCACTCAGGGACAGCCCCAGCTGACCATCGCAGTTCTCACATGCTCCCCACAGCATCCACTGGACGTCCCAGCTGCTCACCTGCTCACACGGatgctctctgcctcctccctccccgtCCCACGCCAGCTCAGTGAGACCTGCTGACCTCACCGTGGATGGTCCTAGATTCTCAGGGTGGATGTCCTCACACCATCGAGATGAAGACATGTCACACAGCTCACATCCCATCGGGGGATCTGCAGCCCTCACTTCCCACACACACTGTCCTGAGAGAACCCCTCACGGGCACCGGCTTCACTCCGCCTAGGTCGCCTCCTTCTGCAGCTCTGGGGTTTATCTCTGCTGCATCATCCTCATCAGCACAGTCTCATGCTATAGTGTCCCTTCTTCAGGCAAATGCCGCAgaagcacccccccacccccaatgacGTGGGGCCTCCCCTGggaccctcagacccctcgcctgGCGCTCCAGCCTCTGTCTTCTGTGGGGTTTGGTTACCAGGAGGGTGAACACATTCTGCATATGCAGACTGTCTAGGCTTGCATCTTCCTCTGATGAAAAACTAAGACATTCTATccaaaaaactaacaaacagcctggccaggcagtggcgcagtggctagagcatctgcctgggatgcagaggacccgggttcgaaaccccaaggctgctggcttgttgggcagataaaatgtattatgctcactttgttaaagatgacgttacccacgtggaggccgttgcccaggtgatattaatgtgtgtgtggggcaggcaggatcattgtagcctgaggcttggttttgggattaagcctttcccaccctttttgatgtggggtggtacaatccaattatgcctcagagaagtgactttgtattagagacttccctattttgtatattggattaagagtttggatttctacactataaaatggggacggagcggaagcttgctctcttggttcctgagattagcatgagagagcagagagagtagagccagcagtgggaggaggccacgtggagaaggccaggagaagcagccaagatggcggagtgctgagtgagatgccagtttgtgtagagtttgtatctgggataaggaaggagatggggaactgaggagaataaggctggtaagctagaaacctttgattctaggaaactcagataagtcagtggctttgtgagcactgaatgtgagtgggttttggagcccagtgtatgtttttacttgcccgccgggtgcaagctaggattaaagactatggcccaccagtttgtggctccgttgtttcttcaccgactatccgaatccaatgcgaacctgcatgggccaggctgctctgatggtggccctggccatggcttctggctttacatggcTTAAGCGTGGTgtccccggcttgagcgtgggagtATAGACACGATctcaatggtcgctggcttgaaaccaaggtcactggctcaagcaaggggtcactctctctgctgtagacccccagtcaaggcacatataagaaagcaatcagcctgacctgtggtggcgcagtggataaagcgttgacctggaatgctgaggttgccggttcaaaaccccgggcttgcccggtcaaagcacatatgggagttgaagcttcctgctcctcccccttctctccctctctctcaatctctctctctcctctaaaataaataaataaataaaaataattaaaaaaaaagaaagcaatcaatgaacaactaaggagccgcaatgaagaattgatgcttctcatctccctgtctgtctgtctctgtctgtccctctctctgcctcagtctctcttgctaaaaataaataaataaataaataaataaataaataaataaataaaataaaccaatatcCTATTGACTCATATAGTGTTTGGTTATAATTTCCACAGATGAGCAAATGCCAAGATGATATTTGGTAAATCATGGAATTCATCCTCACGATTACACCGACTCCTTctgttagtttttgttgttgttgttatttagattttatttattcatttttagagtgagagacagagaaggggggagaagcaggaagtatcaactgctccctccattctcccatccaagtactaaccaggcccgaccctgcttagcttccgagatcagacgagatcgggcgcgttcagggtggtatggccgtagacaaaaatatcaactcctgtatgtgccttgaccaggcaagcccagggtttcaaaccggcaacctcagcatttccaggtcgacattttactcactgcacccccacaggtcaggcccttctgcTACTTTTtggatgtcccccccccccaaaaaaaagttcCCCAGTGAAAATACAGGCATTTACTTCTCACACAGAAATATTGAGGGCAGTAAGTTGTGTAGAGACCTGACAGACCAGCAAACCGGACTTTCTGAGGCTTGTTGTTCAGGAGGTGGGACCAAAGTGGCTTCCCTTTTCTAAGAAGTCTTTCTCTGTCAACACTGTTAGCAGGACACTGGTCCTGGCCGCCAATAACCCTCTTGTCTGAAAATGCATCTGAGTTGTTCACAGCCTCCATATCACGACAGAATTTCGGGAGAATACTCTCTAGTGTAAGGCGTTAGATTTTACAGAAGTCTACCATCTTACTGCATCTCTTCAGTGCACCGTTTGGTCAGCTGACATCTTTTTCACAGAGAGACATTGTCATTAAAAGAGAGCAGTGAATTGGCTTACATTCCGATGACACAAATTCCTCGCTCTGGGACCCTGTCCCTGCAGTTGTGACACCAGAACAAGCAACACAGAACAGCCCGAGACGGCACCGGCTGGCAGTGGGCAGTCACCACCCTCCCCTTATCCAGATTGGTTATATACAGTTTTCTCCCATACAGACATACTTATGACAaggtttcatttataaattaggcacagtaagagagtGACAATAACAAACAATAAAGAGCAATTGTAAAAATATATGGTAATGAAAGCTAGGTGAATGTGCTCTATCTGAAAATATCTGGAAATTTCCCTTTTATATCTTCACACTATGGTTTCCTTGGCAGAATAATGACGGTGGCTGAGGGGAGATAAACCCATGTCTTCCTGCTGTACATGGTCTGAGCGCCCCAGGCTGTGGGCCCCTGGAGGGAAGCCAGGTCACAGCCCTGGGCCGGCGCTGctatgctggaggaggaggaagagcttgATGGAACAATCTCATGGACAGTCCCGGACATGGTCACCTGGGGCAGAGTCATGTACGGGGAAGCAGCCAGGACTTGCAGTTCCGGGAGGGAGCTGCACACGGTACTCCTGAATTCTGCTCTGGTCCCTGAGCCGGGACTCACAGAGCTCCAGGTGCAGTGTCTTGATGATCCTCTgtgtcttccctttcctctctgcccCTGTCTCCCTGCAGGGGTCCTGGTGAGCCTCGACCCCGGCTGCAGAAGGAGCCACGGAAGCTGTCCACGCCCAGACCACCATCCCACCCACTTCCCTCTGCTTCAGGTGGCTGAGCTGTGTGACACAGGGTGGCTGAGCTGTGTGACACGGGCTGGCTGAGCTGTGTGACACGGGGTGGCTGAGCTGTGTGACACGGGGTGAATGAGCCATGTGACCTGGGGTGGCTGAGCCGTGTGACACAGGGTGGCTGAGCCGTGTGACACGGGCTGGCTGAGCCGTGTGACACGGGGTGGATGAGCCGTGTGACCTGGGGTGGCTGAGCCGTGTGACACGGGGTGGCTGAGCCGTGTGACACGGGCTGGCTGAGCCGTGTGACACGGGGTGGCTGAGCCGTGTGACACGGGGTGGATGAGCCGTGTGACCTGGGGTGGCTGAGCCGTGTGACACGGGGTGGCTGAGCCGTGTGACCTGGGGTGGCTGAGCCGTGTGACACGGGCTGGCTGAGCCGTGTGACACGGGGTGGCTGAGCCGTGTGACACGGGCTGGCTGAGCTGTGTGACGCGGGCTGGACGAGCTATGTGACGCGGGGTGGCTAAGCTGTGTGACGCGGGGTGGCTGAGCTATGTGACACGGGCTGGACGAGCCCGCGGAAGTCCGTGCAGGCCAGCTACGGAGCCCAGCATCCTCCTCTGGATGGGGCCTTTTCCCCCTGCACCCCCAGGCTCATGCGTGGTTGAGGCTCCTGGACACGACCCGGGGCTGGGAATCTGGAAAGCAGAGGCCTGGTCCCTGCCACTCACAAGTCATTCTGGAATGTTCCTTCCCGACATAAGCCTGGTCTGGGGTGGAAGTGAAGAGAGGGTGCCTGCGTGAACTTCCTAGCTGGGAAGCTAACATCTTGGCCTTGGCTGAGGTGAGATGCTGGTTATGTCTGTTGGTCCTGATGAGTGAAGTTACCATAGGGAGTGAATGAACTTCTCCAGGGTCTGAATTAGTCCCCGTCTTCAGGTTTCTGTCCTCCCCCGTGTCCCCGAGGCTTCCTCCAGGGATGGCTGTTGTTCCCTCAGAGGGGCTTCCCTGTCCCCTAACCCTGCCGGCCACCACGACTCACCCCTGGAGGAGGCTGAGGTAGAGGGTGTGGTCTGAGAGCCGTGCtggctcctctctccctctccagcggcctcccctctgcccctgtcTCCCTGCAGGGCTCCTGGTGAGCGGGCagacccccttccctttcccctctgcccctgtcTCCCTGCAGGGCTCCTGGTGAGCGGGCAGacacccttccctttcccctctgcccctgtcTCCCTGCAGGGCTCCTGGTGAGTGGGCAGacacccttccctttcccctctgcccctgtcTCCCTGCAGGGCTCCTGGTGAGCGGGCAGacacccttccctttcctctctgccaTGTTTTTGCTCCTTCAATGTCTACCCAGAATGTCACCTGCTCTGCTTTAAAGACTTTCTCAGAGACCTCGTAACCACgaccccctctcccacctctccatCCAGGACCACACTCCTTCCTcatgtccctcagaccactgtgcCCACAGGTGTGCAGGGTCCTGCCCTCGTGGTGACTCATGCGAGAGACTGAGGGATGGCGCAGTCACCTCTGCAGGAACTGGGTTCCCACGGGGAGACTGGCGTGGAAACAGCAAACACACGacgcagctgagccaccagcaccaacaccgggcagcagctgagccaccagcaccaacaccgggcagcagctgagccaccagcaccgggcagcagctgagccaccagcaccgggcagcagctgagccaccagcaccgggcagcagctgagccaccagcaccgggcagcagctgagccaccagcaccgggcagcagctgagccacctacaccgggcagcagctgagccaccagcaccgggcagcaggtgagccaccagcaccaacaccgggcagcagctgagccaccagcaccagcaccgggcagcagctgagccaccagcaccgggcagcagctgagccaccagcaccgggcagcagctgagccaccagcaccaacaccgggcagcagctgagccaccagcaccgggcagcagctgagccaccagcaccagcaccgggcagcagctgagccaccagcaccgggcagcagctgagccaccagcaccgggcagcagctgagccacctacaccgggcagcagctgagccaccagcaccgggcagcagctgagccaccagcaccgggcagcagctgagccaccagcaccagcaccgggcagcagctgagccaccagcaccaacaccgggcagcagctgagccaccagcaccgggcagcagctgagccaccagcaccgggcagcagctgagccaccagcaccaacaccgggcagcagctgagccaccagcaccagcaccgggcagcagctgagccaccagcaccagcaccgggcagcagctgagccaccagcaccaacaccgggcagcagctgagccaccagcaccagcaccgggcagcagctgagccaccagcaccgggcagcagctgagccaccagcaccagcaccgggcagcagctgagccaccagcaccagcaccgggcagcagctgagccaccagcaccgggcagcagctgagccaccagcaccgggcagcagctgggccaccagcaccgggcagcagctgagccaccagcaccgggcagcagctgagccaccagcaccgggcagcagctgagccaccaacaccgggcagcagctggggGCCATAGAACTGAATCACAGGTCCACAATTTGATAATGTACTGTACATTGTCAATGGGATGAATAAAGTCATATGCCTCGCTGTTTGTATCTCTCCTCTTTATATGTCTGTCAAAATTGTGTTTAATAAATACCAAGTCTTTCAAGAGTGTTACTCATGTagaacaaggtttttttttgttgtttttttttgttttatagaggcagagagagggacagatagggacagacagacaggaacagagagagatgagaaacatcaatcatcagtttttcgttgtgtcactttagttgttcattgattgctttttctatgtgccttgactgtggggctacagcagagcgagtaaccccttgctcgagccagcggccttgggtccaagctggtgagctttgctcaaaccagatgagcctgcactcaagctggcgacctcggggtctcgaacctgggtcctccgcatcccagtccgacgctctatccactgcgccatcgcctggtcagactaGAACAAGTTTTCATCATTGTATCTTCTTCTTAATCTATAGGTGGTAAAAGTACAAAATGCTGTCA of Saccopteryx bilineata isolate mSacBil1 chromosome 1, mSacBil1_pri_phased_curated, whole genome shotgun sequence contains these proteins:
- the LOC136320957 gene encoding secretoglobin family 1C member 1-like; translated protein: MKGSSSFLLVAVTWLCACGLAAGEDNNEFFMDFLQTLLVGSPEELYVGPLSKYDVSADAKAAITSVKSCIDGLQPKHKADLVDLLVEVLGDQDSK